Sequence from the Diorhabda carinulata isolate Delta chromosome 5, icDioCari1.1, whole genome shotgun sequence genome:
CATTTTCGTCTCCCCTTTCCAGTTGAAGACTAAATTTGCAAGATACatcgaatttattgaaaatgtatcaTAGCAagtatcaaaaacaaaaatgttgataaaaaaattattaaatcaacATTGATACATACCATTTGGACCAACAAACGTTTTGTCTTCTTCATCTTCACTATCactttcttcatcttcaaaattcaataatgtCTTATACAACTGATTGGCGTTTCTTTTAGGCCTTGTGGAAACGTTCTTTTTAATTGGACTCTTTATTGCTTTACCTTTACCTTTTTTGTCTATATCGCCGTTTTCTTGTGGAGACGGGCTCGTAACGTCGATCTTAATACCAGTTTCGGTTGTCTCTCCATTCTGAATTGGCGTTACAGTATTATCATTCTCTTCTTTTCCGGAACTAGTAGTAACTTCCTTCGATTCGGTATTATCTGTTGAAGATACTTTGACATCCATGACTGTACCGTTCTTTTCTAACAATGAGGTTTCTAAatcaaattgtaaatattagtatttgataatcaatataaaatataatgtaaaaaaactaaCCTTTGGTTTCAACTGAGGGTTTAGCTTCACTACTATCGCTAATGGAACTACTTTCCGCCTGCGATGATCCTGGTTGTGGTAAGTTTGAATTGGATGAACTAGCTGAGCATCCATCATCTTGTTTGCTTTTCAAATAAGGAGATTTCGGAAACTTTTCAGCGTCCTTCTTGAGATTTTTCAATCCGGGAGTtactaaatttgtatatttttctatcaCCTAATGAAAAGAAGTGAAAAGTAGGTTAGACATGAAAAAAgtatgtttacaaaaaaaaacaaagtttagaaaacgaaataaaagaaattgaaaatttaaatcgaCAAGGTAAAAGAAGAAAGTTGTACACCTCTACAAATTAAAGAATTCCAGCTAAGCTAAGCTAATAAAAGCTGTATTGCCGATTGGTAAGTTAAGGATATATGAAACTGAAACACTTACTTGTTCAATAGGCATTGTTGCTTCTTTATACAGATTGTCTACATTTTCTTCTTCGTCGCTTGCCTCCTCTGCTTCGCGCTCGCCAACTATCTCTTTCAATATTTGTATGACTTCTGGAGTTGCTATGGTAGCATCGAATCCCAAAAAACCATCGATGAGTGCCCGCTCAATATCCCCATCTTTATAAGCCTGAGTATCTTTTATGAACTGAGGTAGTTTTTGAGAACAATATTGGGCCACTTCGTGGCCTCCGTGCCCATCATAAACAGCAAAAAATGAAGTATTTGTATCAAAGTCCAAGATATTGTTGTGTGCATcctacaaataataaaaaatttcaatgatacATTACGATTTGTTTTacatataacatatttttttactcatttgATGACCTCTGCTATTGCTTACTGACCAAATCAAATCTTCGTTTCTTGTGAAAATACTCAAAAACAAACTTATACTTAAGTTAGTCAATTTTCTCAATATGAACGGCTCATCTGTTTCaattgattgaataaaaaatattctcaaagaTCATAGAAGAACAAACATttgagggtggttcaaatataaagaGAAAGTTAAAGAGCTGAAATTGTTTAAAGAGATAAATTTACAGACTACGTAAAGCAGAATATTGATTAAATGCACACCTTTACAAGAAAACTGAgtaatacactgagaaaaataacAGAATGGAAAGAGAAAACGAAAATGACTTACAAGTTATGACTTAACTGCCCTTCGGTATGAAGAATCCAACATAAAGcaaattaaaatcatttaagATTCGAGAGAAAAACTTATGAACTACATAAagtagaaaattgattatatgTACACCTTTACAGGAAAAGTGAgtaatacactgagaaaaataacAGAATAGAAACTAGATATAGACAGGGCAAAGAAAACACCCAAAACAAGATGTAAATACCAGGGAAATAGAAATTAGAAAAGACAAATACATACAGTTATAAAGAAACAATTGAGTTACATTGCTGAAACAGAAAGAaactacaaagaaaaaattctcATGACAAATGTATCAAAAAACATGCTTTTTGTTATGACTACAATTGTCATAGGAATTTATGGTGACGTATATATAAGTACTTTGTACAAAACAATATAATGCATACATTTACTGcttcattattaaaaaagaagtatCAATACACTAAATTAtgaatatgtatgtatattaagTGATAAGATTATTAACATAAAAccaatgaatgaataaaaatcacATCATTAGTAATATATATACAATGGTTATAAAATAAAAGGTAATAGACGGTGTCTAAATTTACGAGGaaggaacaaaaaataacagagttattgaaaaaatatttggtttcGATAGTGAAGAGTTAAAATGTTTGCTTGACTTCTGCCATCAATAGGGGTAGATATTTTAAGAAGCTCAGAGACTGTTACTTAAAAATTTGAGTGATAGATTACACCAATCGCTTCAATTTATGATTAATGTAGTTAACAAAACTTCCAACGATTGCTGTTACATAACAAAGTAAGTTGATTGTCAAAAGGTGCAtgtttatcaagattttatttactttttacccaattttaaattttctggaAAGTAAAGGTCCTAATTTCAATGATCAATTTTAAACCAGACATTGCATATTTGACATGTTTGTTCAATGTTTAATGATCTGAACTTATAATTACAAGAGGACAacctcaatttaataaaaacagtgTGAAATTCCAGCTTTTCttggtaaattgaaatttatgaaggaAAACACTAAAAGTCATCTGCTGGAGTCAATGAAAAGACGTATCGTAGATATTAGATATTAGTATACTGTAACACACACAGATTGTATTGGCTGAGTGTGTAGAAACAAATTGATTCCAACACTGATTAGCCAAAAATAGAGGTATGAGTGTAGCTCCAACAAGGTAAAAGAGTTACACAGACTTTGAGATGATTTTATTGCTTTACAGGAGCAGACTATCACCAAACTTTTTCCCAAACTCACAATTTGTTGAATCATTGCCagtgaagaaatatttgttcaaaactACTTTAACAGCAGAAAATTAGTTTAGtctgaaatttatatattatataatagcCATGTTTGTGATATTACTCAGTATATACtttaaaatatccaaaatttacAGTTTATCTTATATTTTACTTTACTATGACAACAATTTGGTctaatagtgaaaatttgagaaaaattataactttgaaatatataaatttattgttaaacaatttgattcaatatttgcaatatttcattgtaattttcaATCGGATATTTTTCATAACGTTCTACTATAGATTGGAATgtatattcattcaatttccaATCGTACTTTCATTATAAACTTAATTCACTTTTATTCTAGTAACCAAAGTTTTAATGTTGTATTGGTTAGGAGATTGACAAGTTCAATATTTACTTAACCTGATATTTTGATGAATCCTTTTATAACAACTGATACTAAAGATTATCAatgattacattttttaaattatctacatgaatatataaggaataattcatcataatataattatcaaaatcagGTTAATAAGCTAaacgaaattaaataatactcattattttaaacaaaattttccactCTATGCTAAGTTAACTCTTACATTATTTGTTGCTTAGTAATGATGTATTGTGTAGGAATTTATCAACATGTTTCacattcacaaaaattattcCTTTAAAGATTCAAAcacattatgaattatatttaaacagacAACATTAATAAGTAATTATACCAGATCataattatttgtgtttttgatgtaataataaactttatGAAGCATTATTCATTTAAACTATTCACTTACCTCTTGAGTTACACGCCAACCTTGCATAGAACTAGCACCGCAGTTTAATTTGTCGTTTGCCTCATCTGTAGATATTTTTTCGGTTACTGGTTCCGATAAATACGAACccattattttatatcaatataagaACTTAACTCGTAAGATGCAATTATCTATAAACCGGCGCGTATACGACTTGTTAACTTGCGTCCATGCTGCCGCTAAAAAAGAATTTTAGGTTTCATGACAGTTTGACAACATGACAAGAAACGTTTTGTTCTAACAATGGTGGTAAGTTCAATTCTAAGATATAATTAATCGAAATGAAGTACAAGTAACTCAATTTTCGGttaatgattgatttttttgaatatttacaacagtcttacaatttttttcacgtcaAGTTTCTACTACAATTATATTATGAACAAGTGTCGAATATCTTTATCGAGCATACTTGATGAATGGaagattttaattattgaagttaataaattaatatccaGTTAAAAACAAATGATATCATGATTGTTAACAATTTGGCATCCTTATTCTCAAAATACTATTTATCTAAAGAGGAGaacaatttattaacaatatttcacAAAGTTAACacacagaacataccctaagATTGAGTATGTTCTCTGGTTATACATGTTTATCGAATTCTATGACTCTGTTTGAAACAGTAACTCATTTATTATGACGTGTTCCATAAAAGAGGCACCAGCTAAAATAGTGGGAATTACAaagataatattaaataatctgTTCAAATGATTTCGTTTTCGATTTTCTAAGCTGgctgtatatataataataccaAAGCTCCAcaagttgaaaattttatttatattaacttGTTTCTCACAATAGTTAGGAATAGTTTGGAATTTTCCAAAGCAAGCGCATATTCAAAATGTTGGTGTTCCATCTAGGAATAGCGATTCTTTCCAAAAAGatcgatttttaaatcgattcgAATCGCAACCTGATAAACCGATTCATAGAAAAATCGATACTTAGTGAGTTTTTTGTTCATGCTAGTAAAGTATAAGATCAAAATGTAGAGAGCTGATTTTTTACAAGCAACGGAAACTAAATACACAGTCATCTCgccagtttttaaataattaatccTTTGTGGGTTCCTTCTTCGACTTTTATCTATATTATCTACAAAGAACTCATCCCCaaagaattttttgtagaaGAGTCCTTTCTCATCCATGATCTTTTAAATGAATGGAATGGAAATGGGCACTACGGGCATTAAGTGGAATCTACCCATATttcttgatttaaaaaataattgtcacTTGTCATGTTTAAGATCGATTATCGATTTGTAATTTCCTGTTTCCGTATATATCTAGTATTGTAactacattttcaataatataaatatatgaaaatgcttaattttctgtagttatttaaaatatttgatttgtcCTAGTATTGTGCtacgttaattttttaaaaatttgtagtgaaattttgaatatcgAAGTTGTTTCTGCTCGTCTGTTTTCAACATGGTCTCCAATCAAAAACGTATGAGATACGTTTCAGACGATGCAAGCTCTTCTGATGAAGATTCATATGAAGACTTCGATTATCAGTCAAAAAAAGAAGTAAGAACAAAATTGAAGAATGGTAGTGAGTATCGTTATCAGTATCCTAATTTTCAGAATGATATGTTCGAACAAATGTCTCAAAGAACGCGAAGAAAGCCAAGATGTATGTCAAAAAACGCTTTAATAGCAAGAGAAAACCGCTTAAAAAAGAAACTTTACATTAATAAACTCGAAAAAGAAGTAACGAAtcttaaaaatgataataaaaatctaacatcagttattaataaacaatcaaatttaGTGATGGaattaaaaagagaaattaaatatttgaaaagtgtTATAGCTAATAGTGGAGACATTAAAAACTTGATAAGGAATATTCATAATACAACAGGTATGTCAGTATCCTCTTCATTGGATAAAAATTTGTCATTGAAAACTGTTTATGTTCCAAAGATACCACTCGCAgatgaaaaaaacgaaaatattgaagaatttcCGAATTTGGATAATATATTAGGGgatgatattaatttaaatatggGTTGGTGTGGTAATATACCAGATTTTCCTTTAACCACTCCAGATTCTGTGAGTTTAAAAGTAGTGTCTCCTTCAAATTTAGAAGCCGAGCATAATTATACGTCACAAGCAGATATTGATGATGTGGGAGTTTGTTTGCATGTTTCAAAGCACAGAGTTTCCTTGGagttttgttcaaattgtaGCGAGAAGGCAGAAGAATCCTGGGATCAtctttaaataaatgtaaaatgtcTGTATCATTATTTACTATGTGAACATTTAGGTTTAGTTTCTAAGATGGATCagtttagataaaaatattgcaGGAGCGACGTAGTACAGGGTGTGCCATAAAAAGTTTTGATCAGAATTAATGGCAGATAAAGATAGGTTAAACATGTGAAATTACAAAACTATAGGTTTTGAATGACTTTTTTCTCTTCCCATGTAGCTAGTTTCAGTGTCTGTTCTTTCTGTGTGTCTTTTCGATCAATTGTCTTGTAGGGGTTTCACCTGGAGATGTTCTGGTCAATGAGTCCCGCCTAGAAAAGGGGTTTGATTCCTTCATCATCTGGACATCTATATGTGATTCTGATttcttttttgtgtttaaatttTCAGTCATTGTTATTCTAACGAATAGACAGGGAAATAAAACGACCTTAATAGCAGAGTCTGGATACTATTAGAAGGCTAATTACGATTAAAGGGCGCTTAGTTTCATTGACCCACCAATCCATTTTGGTATAAGATATTGTGTACAAAATTCATCTAAAAGTTCAtgtaaaattcgaaaataacttgaaacaatttaaagtactattaaaaattacttctaCCTCTGGAAGTACGACAATTATATTTGTACTCGCAtcatcatttaaaatttttaacacatCTGCATCTGCCATTACTTTTAATCAAAACTTTTTATGCTACGCCTTGTATTTAGTCTAGGAAACAAAGCACAAGGAATTTCTGAGCAGTAGGAGGGATCAAGATGCAACAAAGTGCATTAAAAACGGGAAACTTGTCGAATAAAATTGTCAAcgagaattgaaaatttcatttttaatagtgtATTTTTAATGGTTCATAAATAAACCATTTATCACTACATGGAAATATTCCCTAAAATGCATTCGCCAAATACCATATTCATGATGCTCTGTGTTCCAGGAAATTGTGTCATTTTTATAGGGACTAAACGCTCTTCTAGTTCACATCCCTCCAACTCATTTAAAgcttattaaaataatataggTACCACATAGGTAATCGCCGTCGTAATATTAGTGTTCAGCGACCTGGAAAATCCTGGATCTATATATTGCTCCAATTTCACAACGAATTTCCATGGGGCTCCAGGAGACTACTTACAAACCAGTTACACGGGGCACCAGATACCTGCAGGTCATCGCGGTCGTGATATTTATGTTCAGCAACCTCGAAAACCACCAAGTAGTAAAATTGAACTCATTTCCAGCAATATTTTCcgagttttcattttttaaccattcaagatgcaatttttatttcatatttataatttttcttcacaaaGATTCATTAGGTTTTTACAAATCGAATGTTTGTCGCATTTTGATTCGTTTTACTTCTGAGATATATTCctaagttttgtcattttttgtgcTTCGTTTTTTggattaaattattaaattaaatttctattatCATATGTCGTAACTGATCTATTTATggtttattatatgaaaaaaattgtgataaactCTTTCCTTACACTTTATAAACCTCACATTATATCATAGTGTTACTGGTGATTTTTTTAACGTTTCAGGGCCCCGGCTGTGGATATGAGTGAGGCGGAAGGATAGCAGACTTAACCTTCTTGTCTCAATTTCTTAAGGTGGGAATATTTGTAGTATTGAACTCCTGGATGccaaatcaatatttgaaattaaagttTCTGATATTTCACTTACTACatcttatttcaaaataacaaataacgaAGTAATCATATTCGGAGTTCAAAGGTACACATTTTCGtggaaaatcttttataaacggaacatttttatgtttattttgtttttcactagaaataaaatatttgagaattttaagaaaattttttaatagatattaAAGTTAATAAAGAAGTAGGTGGGTCGAAATTGACAACAAGAGTTTGTTTGTTATCTACATGTCCCACAGTaatttttatcatgaatatcTATAAAAACGCTgattagtaatattttttttcattttattgaaattaattaagtCTAAAAATTTAgacagttttttaaatattttaaattgataatttcagtttttcagttgataataaaaacaaatatttaattttaattttacaactTTACTTACAAAAGTATGTAGCTAAGTCCGACAAGGGTGTAACCAAACTTGGGCCCTTGGGATTGTTCTTCTATGTGGCTCATaatttaaatttcgaaatttaataaaaaagtataaatttttgataaactaTTAACCACAGGAATGAGTCAAATGCAATCTAGAgcagaaacaagaaaataaatttcacaaaaactAGTTCTCTCAAAATCAAACTATACAGGGGCTGTTTCAGAATAATTATTACATGCTTATTTCATTTAGGGAGCActaatcaatgaaaaaaaaatagaaggcATGCTCTAAGCTTGCCGTTTTTTCTTCTGAATCCATCATCCAGACATTTAATTATCGAAGACAATTCGTTTTCATATAATCAAACTGTACAGGGACTGTTTCAGAATAATTATTACCTACTTAGGGCATTCAGAAAGGCTTCATTggataaataaattagaagccCTTCGATTCTTTTTGTGAATCATCCTCAGGCATTCATTTATTGGAACCTGTTAGTTTTCACAGAATCAAACTACAGGGGCTGTTTCAGAATAATTATTACTGCTACTTTTCTTCCTCAATAAtaatctgaactggtctcattCCCTAGTAATTTTTTCTGATACTTGTATTCCTCAGTAATAAACTGGACGTTTGGTGGTTTCACTGTCTTTCATGTTTTACTGATCATTGAATTCTGTAACTAGTAACTGAGCATTGATTTTTGTTGCATAGCAATTATAAGTTTATATTAAATTCTTGTGCTGAACGAAAGaggatttgaaaaattaaatgttgCTTTAATCCAACAAAATCTAAGTAGAAAATTGACAAATTAATATACTTTAGATATTGGTAGTCATCATATAACTgctataattattaattaacgaaatagaaaaaaaattgatgaaaatttatgaCACGTTACActtatgaaaaacaaacattacCCCAAAGTTAGGGGAGAAATAACACAACGTtggttaatatattttcaatacaaaggGTGTTAAAATTGTTATGGGGgttaaaaatgattattgtGCGACATAAAAGTGATTCGAATAttaagaacaaattttttttcaacgtcACTATCAATTAAACAAAATGTTCTTTAATACAAATATCGAAATGGCATTTAGGTAGTTCATTTACCACTTTGTCTGAAACACTAGTATTATATGTGATTTAATTTCAGTCGTCAACTAAGCTCCTAGATATGGCTGAAATCATGAAAGGATAAGTATGATCGAAAAGTTGTATCgttccaaataattattttttttttcaaattaacatatttatatatatatcagatcaattttttattaaaagcattcggttttgttttaaatttcagCTCGTCGATTATTGGCGACATGGAGATATTCAGGATTAAAGTGTAGTTATTAGGATAATATTCTAAGCAGGTATGTTGATAAACCGTGTAAGGAAAGAGTccatacaaaataatattttttttgtaaaatgtattattttttacagtAGAACCTCGATAAGTTGTAAACCAAAGGTAAACGTTGAATAATTTGCTCAAATCGAGCGAGGGTTATAAGTTAAGgggtatttttatttatttttttatataaaagattttcttttgAACCTTgctatgataaaattatatccCCTAAACCTGCAAACCTAATATAAACCTAAGAACTACCAGTCACTGTATAGTATCTGGTCTTTTGAGCGTTTTATAAGTTTATAACCGACTCGAAGCACCAGATAGTGAATCATCATCGTCTCATAGCTTCTAGTGGAGCAAAGGGTATCTGTAAAACAATTAAATCGATTTGACCGTTTCTGTAGCATCTTTCCATGTAAACTTTATCTGTTCATCCCTATGTTCATACATACAGGTATTCTTTTACTTGTTGTATGACCCATCCATTTCCCATTTTCTCTTCGTAATCGTTACAcccattttattttcttcagttatgtttgaaatgttttattatttttcttgtttgactaaaaaattttgtttataactcGTAGGTATCTGAACGATTGAATTTTCTGGAACATCTTTTTATTATACAGTGGGTGATCGTTAAATAAAC
This genomic interval carries:
- the LOC130893756 gene encoding probable protein phosphatase CG10417 isoform X1; the protein is MGSYLSEPVTEKISTDEANDKLNCGASSMQGWRVTQEDAHNNILDFDTNTSFFAVYDGHGGHEVAQYCSQKLPQFIKDTQAYKDGDIERALIDGFLGFDATIATPEVIQILKEIVGEREAEEASDEEENVDNLYKEATMPIEQVIEKYTNLVTPGLKNLKKDAEKFPKSPYLKSKQDDGCSASSSNSNLPQPGSSQAESSSISDSSEAKPSVETKETSLLEKNGTVMDVKVSSTDNTESKEVTTSSGKEENDNTVTPIQNGETTETGIKIDVTSPSPQENGDIDKKGKGKAIKSPIKKNVSTRPKRNANQLYKTLLNFEDEESDSEDEEDKTFVGPNDDSSEDDDEGVNTAIEVEGSDEEGTSSEGGDEAEEEEEEDEGDEDQDEDLEFTKNMKEEPGSDSGCTAVVALLKGNELYVANAGDSRCIVCRNGKAIDMSFDHKPEDAPERERIVKAGGRVTADGRVNGGLNLSRAIGDHAYKQSKELSDKEQMITALPDIKTLTINPGEDEFFVLACDGIWNFMSSQEVVDFVRPMILENKKKLSTICEEMFDHCLAPNTLGDGTGCDNMTAIIVQFKTNIMKRSASPRADNDNSKRAKTEETIRSDTANTA
- the LOC130893756 gene encoding probable protein phosphatase CG10417 isoform X2: MGSYLSEPVTEKISTDEANDKLNCGASSMQGWRVTQEDAHNNILDFDTNTSFFAVYDGHGGHEVAQYCSQKLPQFIKDTQAYKDGDIERALIDGFLGFDATIATPEVIQILKEIVGEREAEEASDEEENVDNLYKEATMPIEQVIEKYTNLVTPGLKNLKKDAEKFPKSPYLKSKQDDGCSASSSNSNLPQPGSSQAESSSISDSSEAKPSVETKETSLLEKNGTVMDVKVSSTDNTESKEVTTSSGKEENDNTVTPIQNGETTETGIKIDVTSPSPQENGDIDKKGKGKAIKSPIKKNVSTRPKRNANQLYKTLLNFEDEESDSEDEEDKTFVGPNDDSSEDDDEGVNTAIEVEGSDEEGTSSEGGDEAEEEEEEDEGDEDQDEDLEFTKNMKEEPGSDSGCTAVVALLKGNELYVANAGDSRCIVCRNGKAIDMSFDHKPEDAPERERIVKAGGRVTADGRVNGGLNLSRAIGDHAYKQSKELSDKEQMITALPDIKTLTINPGEDEFFVLACDGIWNFMSSQEVVDFVRPMILENKKKLSTICEEMFDHCLAPNTLGDGTGCDNMTAIIVQFKTNIMKRSASPRADNDNSKRAKTEETISSACYE
- the LOC130893756 gene encoding probable protein phosphatase CG10417 isoform X3 — encoded protein: MGSYLSEPVTEKISTDEANDKLNCGASSMQGWRVTQEDAHNNILDFDTNTSFFAVYDGHGGHEVAQYCSQKLPQFIKDTQAYKDGDIERALIDGFLGFDATIATPEVIQILKEIVGEREAEEASDEEENVDNLYKEATMPIEQVIEKYTNLVTPGLKNLKKDAEKFPKSPYLKSKQDDGCSASSSNSNLPQPGSSQAESSSISDSSEAKPSVETKETSLLEKNGTVMDVKVSSTDNTESKEVTTSSGKEENDNTVTPIQNGETTETGIKIDVTSPSPQENGDIDKKDDSSEDDDEGVNTAIEVEGSDEEGTSSEGGDEAEEEEEEDEGDEDQDEDLEFTKNMKEEPGSDSGCTAVVALLKGNELYVANAGDSRCIVCRNGKAIDMSFDHKPEDAPERERIVKAGGRVTADGRVNGGLNLSRAIGDHAYKQSKELSDKEQMITALPDIKTLTINPGEDEFFVLACDGIWNFMSSQEVVDFVRPMILENKKKLSTICEEMFDHCLAPNTLGDGTGCDNMTAIIVQFKTNIMKRSASPRADNDNSKRAKTEETIRSDTANTA
- the LOC130893761 gene encoding uncharacterized protein LOC130893761 isoform X1, with protein sequence MVSNQKRMRYVSDDASSSDEDSYEDFDYQSKKEYPNFQNDMFEQMSQRTRRKPRCMSKNALIARENRLKKKLYINKLEKEVTNLKNDNKNLTSVINKQSNLVMELKREIKYLKSVIANSGDIKNLIRNIHNTTGMSVSSSLDKNLSLKTVYVPKIPLADEKNENIEEFPNLDNILGDDINLNMGWCGNIPDFPLTTPDSVSLKVVSPSNLEAEHNYTSQADIDDVGVCLHVSKHRVSLEFCSNCSEKAEESWDHL
- the LOC130893761 gene encoding probable basic-leucine zipper transcription factor E isoform X2; the encoded protein is MVSNQKRMRYVSDDASSSDEDSYEDFDYQSKKENDMFEQMSQRTRRKPRCMSKNALIARENRLKKKLYINKLEKEVTNLKNDNKNLTSVINKQSNLVMELKREIKYLKSVIANSGDIKNLIRNIHNTTGMSVSSSLDKNLSLKTVYVPKIPLADEKNENIEEFPNLDNILGDDINLNMGWCGNIPDFPLTTPDSVSLKVVSPSNLEAEHNYTSQADIDDVGVCLHVSKHRVSLEFCSNCSEKAEESWDHL